CTTGCAGCTCGCTTGTAGCTTCCAGAGACACTCCTGCCTCTACCCTCAGAGTAAACCTCCTCCCTGCTCCACTGCTCTTTCTACATGCCCCAATTCTCTCTGTGTGAGCATGGAGGGTCTAACACGGAGGAGAGCAGGGCACGGGAGCCCACATTTccttgagagagctggggaagcGTTGTCCCCATGGCTGTCACCTTGCTATTGCATGCTGCACGTCCCACGTTGCTAAATGTGCACTGGTTGAACATCAACCTGTCCCTCAATCTCCTCGTTGGCAGCTCGCTGTCTTCTCTCCCTTAATAAAGCCGGCACGGcggtggtgctggtggcaccGTCCCTTTGCATACCGTGGTAGCGGCCAAGCAGgcggctgctggtgctgcagtcAGAGCTTGGAAACTTGGAAATGCCTTGAGCAAAGTGCTCCACTTAGGCTCATTAGCAGTACAACCACACGATGCCCGCCCAGGCGCCTCTGCCAGGGAAACTTCCTGCTCTTTCAAGGTCTTATCAATAGCTGCAGTGTGGCAAACGGACCTGGGGGATGGGAGCAGGGAGCGTGAGTCACAGCTGGCTGTCTTGTCCCTGCACGGCAGGGAGAAGTGCCTCTCCGTCCGTGCTGCAGCCGCCTGGTGCAATattgctctgctccctgcttcaAGCGTGTCTGCACCGAGCTGGCTCATCCCAGCCAAAACCCCTCTGGCTCCTGGGGATGGTTCATgaggctgcagctctccaggctCCAGATGTGGCCACGTCTCCTGCTCACCAGGGGCTGTGGTAGAGGAAGACATCGGGACATGGGTTCCTtgtggccctgctgctggtaGGAGCCTGGGGACGGCTGATGGACACTGCCCCGAGTGCTGGCTGGTGCTCGAGGGTCTGGGGGATGTGTTGGATGTACCCCTGAGatctccccatccccagcagctcctctctGGTCTGCTTCAGCGTTTGCATTGGCAATTTGGGGTGATGAGAGGTGAGAATGATACTGGAAGGCTTCATCCCTATGTGCAgtcttttttaataattaacaCCGCCTTGACAACAGCAAAGTGTCCATCCAGCCGTGGGGTTAGGTAGATTCTTGTGCTGCTCAAAACCTTTGGGAAGCTCAGTTGAACTTGCCCAGCTCTGGGCACTCTGTGATGGTCAGACAGGCAAATGGGGCTTTGGGATGCCTGCCAAAAACGGCTGCTGAGTAAAGAGGGAGATGGCAAAGAGGTATTTTGGGAATCTGCAGTCCCAGCTGAGTCTTGCCTGTGGGTTTTAAGATGAATCTTGTCCTCATGGGACACCAGCTACTCCAGGCGTCTTACAGAGATGTTCTCTATAACATAGAATAAGCAAAAAGGGGATGAAAAGAGCAGGGGATTCCCCTCACTGCCTAATTCTTCCTGGGAAAGGATTTCTCCAGCAAGATGTAACCAGgctgagggcagggaagggcacaGAAGAGCTTTGCAGGCATTGATAGCGGGGACTCCATTGCCTGCTCCTGGTCTTCGTGGTCCTTAATCCACCTTCTACACATTCCTGTGGAGAAAGCACTTATCTCTTATGAGCTTGGTGGGTAGCTCCTGGAGGGGACAGCTATTTCTGCTATGTGGCCCCTGACTTCTCTTCCTGCTGCCTGGATTTGCCTGAGAGATGCAGCCGGTGGAGCTGCCCTCTTATCACAGCATGCACAATTTTCGGGGGGCTGTGCACGTCATTTTGTAACCTGCTGGCCTCTGCTCATGGGGCACAGCCCCTCGCAGAGACCCCAGGCATTAGAGCCCAGTGCCCTGTGACTCTGGCCACAGCAGCGAGgtttattgttgttttgcttgtatCTTGCCCAGCAGTTGAAGCCACAATGTTATTAAAAGGTTAATATTTAAAGGCGTTTTTTCCTTGGATCAGCAGCATGTGCAGTAAAACGCATCACAGCCCACAGCCCCTTTGCAGTTGGATGAGAAATGTGTAATCCCTGCTCATCCCTCACATCCCCTCTCTGCTGAgttgttcttttatttcccGGTGTGGTCATGTGTGAATCGGCCACGAGTTACCAAGTCCCTCACCCGCAGGAACCGCAGGGCTCCCAGGAAGGGGTGGGAAGCTCCTTGCCTCTAGCACTGGCACCTGCTGGACAGAGgagtgccgtgccgtgccaagCAATGGTTTTGtgctgaggaagaagaaacagcaaCGTTCAGGAGGACACAACCTCCCTGTTCCCCCTcttggcaggaggcagcagattCCTCGTCCCTAATCAAAACCACGCTCATCCCCCCAGCCAGGGCTTCCTGTGAGCGGCTGCAAACCCAGGCTGGGACTGGGAGCAGCGGAAGGTTTGTGGCCCTTTCCAGCTCTCCATAGGACACCGCCGCTGCTGTCAGTACGAGCAGAGCTGGGAACTGGAGCTGTACACATCTGAGCACACAGCAGCACACCTGAGGCTGTCTGGTTGGTGATAGGAGCTGCTCAGCCCGCCGGCAGGACTTGGCAGAAGGCtggcaaatatttttcagtgcaaAAATGCTCCTGTTAGTGCCCCGGCCCGAAGCTGGGAGCTGTCCCCCTGACAAAGGAGCAACATCAAGAGCAGCTCAGCTTCTTTCTGCATCCACCCTGGCTCCTCTGCCCCGCTCTTCCAGGCTGGGAGCGCTCACCAACAAGTCTCCACAACGCTTGCTTCCAGCCCTCCATCCAGCATTGCACAAAGACCGTTTCCCTGAGCTAGCAGATGTTCCGAATTTGGCATGGAAACGCGTTGCTTGGAGTTAGAGAGAATTCCTGTGATTAATGATTAATGCTGCTATCTGAATAATTACCTCAGTCAGCCAGCTTTTCCTTTGGCTTTGCAAGAAAATATGCATGGAAAATGAGGAGAATATCCTCTTTCTGTATTACTGCCTATATGGAATTCTTCTAAAAGGAGGGATACAAATAtatttgggaaaacaaacaactggCAAGTTTACAAGGTGCATGCACCCTGTCTCCAGTACTGACAAAGgaccacagcccccccagcctctgcATGGAGAAGGTGCTGGGTTATATACATTGAAAAATCTTGGGTTTCGGGTGGAGATGATCCGAGCTGATAACCGCACACCTAATATCAAATTTCCATAAGCACTTTGCAGATAAAAGCTCCCTTCAGCCAGCTCAGTGATAAGGTTTCTTGTGTATATGTGCACGCAGATAAGGAGACATTGTTTTAAGGTCAGTCTGAAAAAACATGTCTCTTTTTGTGGAAAatgtcaattttttttcaatggaaaTTCAAATACTAACTGTTTAAGGcaaactttaaatatttatattctaatttagtattttgttgttgcagAGTTGTTAACGAGCTACCAACATGTTCTGCACTTGCCAGAATATGCAGACAAAATACGTTTCAACAAAACCAACGTGGTATTCCAGGAAGGCCATGTACCAAGCCCGATGCCAACCCTTTCCGAAGGCATCCCAGGCTGAtccgaggagctgctgcctgcagcaatCTGACCTCAGCAGCACGGGGCTCACTTTGGGCTGCGGTAAACCAATGCAGATGGGCAGATGTACGGTGTGGAAGGGCCAACACATCTTCTGCAGAGCAAAGTCGTGGCCCTGAAGTACGGCAAGGAAGAGAGCTCGAAGTGATCCGGTTAAGGAGCAAAAGGACGTGCTACGTAGCTGGATGCAGACATAATCCAGACATATTTCAATCCAATTCAGACATAAGACATCAGATTTTGCTAACACAGGGGGCAAAAGAGCCAGGCAGGGCTTAAAGTCGGGTATTAGCCACACAGGGAAGTGAGTCCAGTGTGCAGTGTGGGTCAGATGGATATGTGAGGAGTTACCAGAGAAGGGTTGGAGAGCAACGCGCTGGGCACCTGCTGTGTTCCTGCTGCGGTTCTGTCGCACCGCTCGGCGAGCGGGCTGAGGGTGAACATCTGGCACGAGAGCGAAACCAAACAGGGCTGGGCTCAGGAGCCACGGaacggcagggctgggggacaaGCAGGCACCGGGGGTGTAAGCGGGCTGTGGGTGCTCTGGAGaaggaaggggatggggagcgaTCCTTCACTGTTGGCACCTCCTGCAGAGCGAGGCGGTGGGATTTCAGTGAAGTTTGCCGCTTGTGCAAAGCAGTGCGAGAAACTTTATCTCCAGACTCCTCCACTTGGAGAATTTATAAACAGCTCCTCGCAGTCCCTGGCTTTTCCCTCCACTAAATAAATCCTTTTCCCAATCACCCGAGCAGGGAAGGAGCGGCTCCTCTTTcccacctcccctcctctcccagcccaggCGTGCGCAGGAGCCGTACCTGGAGGTGGCAGCCGCCCCCCGGGATGGATGCTCGGGGTGCCCGGGGACATCTCCAGCCCGGGGAccccccttcccagccccagcccccttcccagccccaaccccggcccccccggcccctgcgCGGCCGCTCCCCGCCGGGCCGGGCTCTGGGCAGGGCGGGCGCGGCCGCGCTGCGCTTTTAAGCCCCGGCTGCTGCCGGCAGCGCCGCCGGGCTCCGCGCTGCGCCGCTCCGCGACCCCCCCCTTGCCCCCCGGCATGGGcacgggcacgggcacgggcaGGGGCAGCATCCAGCTGCAGGACTTCGCCGCCGGCTGGGTGGGCGGTAGGTGCCGCGGGGGTCGGGActggggggcgaggggaggatttgggggggggcgcgtgttttttttttatggggggGGTTGCACGTAGTTAGTACAGGTTAAGCAGTTTCTGGGGGTGAGATCGTTTGGGTCAAAGCAAAGGCATAAGCATCTCGCTGGCACACCGGTGGGTTCTGCACACACGCAGGTGGGACACCCATGGGTGTCAGTGGCACACTACCCACCCCAAGCACCCTTTCCTGGGTTCCCTGCTCTGtagtggggctgggaggggactgccaggacccccgcagcccccctgtgcgcccccagccctgctaaAGCAAAGGGTGCcgctgggaggggaggggctcGGGCTGGTGTGCTGGGAATGCTGCTGGAAACCGTCGGGAAAATAGCTCAGAGAAAGCAAAGGCAAGGGAAAGGTGCGCAGGGACAGCAGCGGTGTGGTGTCTTACAGCAGGGAAAGGTCCCTCTGGGTGGACCAGGTGAGAAGGGGCACAGCCATGGGACACGCAGCGCACGGGGCGAGCTTGGTGGCCGCAGCCACAGGCCAGAGCTCTGCCCGGGCTCATGCTGATGCCAGGCTGAGGAAGGAGGTGTGGGGTGCTCACGGATCCTGACTGGCCAGACGAGGTTAATAGGTTAGCTGGACTGACAAAATCCAGAGCCCCCGCCAAAAGCTTACGCGAGCAACTGGCCGTCAGATCGATGCACCCCGTGGAGGCTGTGAGGCACTCAGGCAATCTGCCTGCCACGCTGACCCCATACTATCCCCCAGGACATCCCCAACGCACCCCCAGGAGCGGGGCAGGACACAGGGTGACCAGCCGCTGGCATGCAGCCTCAGGCCCGGGTGGCAGTGGCAAATATCCATGCGTAGCGCTGAACATCCAGGACAAGCAGGAACACTTTAATAAGGCATTTTGAGTAAAGTTGTAAGGTGTTGTCCAAGGACATGATGCTCTTTGCAGCCTGAACCTACTATGAGTGCAAAACTTCAAAAGTAGAAGGCATTTCCTCACGTCTAATCTGCACCTCGCCATGTCAAGACTAAAAGTTGCATGAGTTTACATGAGTGCAAGGGAGACAGGGGTCATTTATGGGCAGGATGTTAAAATCTAACACCTCCTCCTACCGCTCAGACACCTCTAAGTGTAAGGCAGTTGGAGTTTAGGAGGACACGCAGGGGAGAAGCTCAGGTGTGTCTGCCCGGCTCCTGCCTGTTGCTAGAGAAGTGACACCGTGCGGTGTCACCCTGGCTTGGCACAGGCTGGCTCTTTTCCTGGAAatccctcctcttcccctgcaAACCCATTGCGTCCTGCCCTGTCCAAAAGGCTGCTTCAGCATTTTGCGTAatactttgttttcctccccaGGAGCCGCGAGCGTGGTTGTGGGCCACCCACTGGACACCATCAAGGTAAAACCCCTTGATCCGCGCCCTCACAGCACCACCCAAAAACCCAtgggcagggggacagcctCTCTTTAGATGACTGCAGAAAACCTTCATTTCATCCCGAGGGggattttagaaatgttttcacaGACTTTAgtctttctccctctccagtGTTCATTTTGAAAGGGAAATCAAAACACCTGGCAGATACGTGTGAGCTCCTCTGATGAGGATTAATACTGAAATTAAAAGTGGCCTTAGGTAGTGCTGGGCTTGCTGAACAGTTCTGCCAGTGTTTTATTGAACTTTGCCACAAAAAGGTATTCAAAGGGCAGTGGGAGAACTGTATTTGTTTTGCTCCAGGCgcatttttgcatgttttcctAGTGTCGGCAGTCCTGTAAGGGCAGAATGTTGAAATTGCTATCCCAGGGCTATGACAGGCAATATTTAGTATTCCTGCAAGAAAAATACTCCTCAGAAGGAAGGACTGAGAGATATAACGAGGTGTTGGCTACCAGGTTCACCACCCTGGCTCAGACAGGCCCCTGCAGACATTAACACAGCGCGCCCCATCGGGCTGACCATCCCCACTGGAGCAGAGCTACGGAGGAAGACCCCgctcttcccttctcctttgGCACAGTCTGACATCTCGGGCCACTTTTCCTGGCTTCAGCTGCTCTGCCCACGTGCCCTGACCTAGCACAAGCCACATTGCTGGCATCAGGTAGGGCTGTCAGGTGTGGCAGACCCAAAGACAAAAAGGTCCTATTGCACCTGAAGGACTCATGGAGGGCCACGGGAAGGTGACAGTGGCCAGCAGGGCCCACACCACATCCTTCCCCAGCCACCACAGCCctcccctcacacacacagccAGCTCTCCAGCCCTGCCATCTGTGTCTAAGCTGCTGCTATCAGCCTTGGGAGCATCACAGCATGGGAAAggtgcagccccccagcaggagcagcaaggcttgggcagggctcaGGTAGTGCAAGCTCTGTCCCGGCTTGCCGAGGACCCGTGCTGGCATCCCTGTCTGAGGATGGAGCTCAGGAATGCCACTGCTGGGTTTGGGGAGTTTGGCAGTAGCCGCTGGAGGATCCTGCcgggctgtgctgagctgctgggtgcCAGGAGAGCCCATCCTTCATGCTTATAAAGGCAAGTGTCAGCCTGAACCTGCTGCACTGGGGGCTGGACGTTGCTGGGGAATATCAAGCAGGCAGACTTGTTGTCTGTCCAAATTTAGGGGATGGGAAATGGAAAGGGGAGGTTTTACACAGCAGCAGACCCATGAGGAGCAGCCTGGGGGCACTCACAGCCCCtggggccgggggctccccAGCTGGAGGGGACAGGGCTGAAGGATTTCAGCTTATCTAAGAGGCAGGTCTGCACCGAGCAGCTTGTGAGGGTGCTCGGTTGCTCTCAGTTATTCAAAAAATGTATTAACTTGAACCTCTAAATACCTGGTTActgtgtaaaagaaaaaataacaagccCATGGAGGCCAAATGGGAACCTGTGGGCTACGCGTGCAAATTAAGCCAGGAGGGAATGCAGAGCTGTGTGCCGCAGCCACCCAGCCGGGTCCTGTTAACATCGGTGCTGGTCccagggagcagggggctgtgcACCCAGAGCAGGATGGTGCTGGGCACCTTGCACAATGtgctctgcaggagctggggctgcagcgccGTGTTGGAGCTTTTTGGAAGCGCTTAGTAAATCTTCCACTTTATGCTTCTCCGTGGTTGCAGTGCCTGGGGGTTCAGAGCAGCCCATCTTCATGGAAGGAGGCCAAAGCAGCCCCAAATAGCACTGGGGGAAGGAGCTCAAGGCGAGGAAAGCGGCATTCCCAACCCAGGAGATGAGGAACCATGCCCTGGGCTGGAGATGCTTGGTGGCAAAAGGCACCGCTGGCCAGGGTGGGACTCCGCCCTTGGCGGGGCGCAGGACCAAACGGTTGGGTCATTCAACCTGTTCTCCCCAGGCACAGACTCCAGAGGGCACTCACTCTTTTGGGCTTTAAATACCTAAATCGGGTTCCTGCCTCACCTGCTGCAAGCCAGGGCTGTGCCGCCAAGGGGAGCGGTGCAGGGTGGCACCGTCCCTGCAGCCTTCTTTTCACCACCCCAGTGTCCTGCCAGCAGCAATGCTGGTGGATACGGCTAGAAATGTTGTCCAGCTTCCTTAAAAACATCCCCGACAGAGTGTGTGCAAGTGTCtccctacagaaaaaaatcactttttaaaataagagatCCTGTGTACAGAACGGGGCTTCCACTTCCTCGCCCACCTCTAAGCCCCAAAACGCATCACCTACTTGTAAGGATTATTTTATTGCTAACTTGTGAACAGCTTGAGTGAAAGATGATCTaagtgtatgtgtatgtataagTATATATGTGAGAGGGGAAGTATGCTGAATAATGCAGACCTTGCCATGATTTACTGGCCATTTCTTACAGCTGTTGTAGGCACTTTTTGGAAGGCGCGTAGCCATTGCCTTCcagaaacaaaatgcttttgttaGAAATGATGTAAAACTGTATCTTTGAGGGAAGTATGGAGAATTTCTGAGTTAGAGCTGAATTATTTTGGCCCTGTTTAGTATCTCTATGTCTTTACAATCCACCTTGAAGCAGAAGGGTCCTGGAAGCCTCCCAGGGGAGCTCTTTCCCCATCCTCCAGCAATGCGTCCCAGCCTCCACTGAAAGCCTCCAAGCGGAGCAGACCACATCACCCTCCAATTTGTACATAAATCATGAATTTGCAAGTGATGGTATTGCACACCAGCGATGCGCTGCGATTGCTGGGCTGGGACAGAGTAGCTGGTCTGCTCTTGAGAGCGATTTGACAGTCATCGAATCCAGATGTTGCAGAACAGCTTCAGAGCCCTGAGGTCCTGCTTAGCCCTGCTTCTGGCAAAGTTCAAGGGGAGTGGATGCACATATATCTTACTTTattgctctgttttctttacagctaAGCAAGGATTCACTCTCAAAGCAAAGTACGCGTTGTTTACATAGCATGAGCTTTCACCCGTCTGGAAGTGTGGGGTTTTAATCACATTTCACGAATGTGTTTTGCAGACTCGTTTGCAAGCTGGACAAGGATATGGAAATACACTCAACTGTGTTCTTACTGTGTACAGAAATGAGTCCGTAAGTACTTTATCATACTTAAAATATGCTGGTAGAAGAcacaaaaagataaataaataaatgcacgGAGCAATTATATAAAATCAGTGTTGACACCAAAGTTGGTGCAATTCCATTCAATGCctaaaggaagaagaaagactgCAAATCCTCGCAGCCTCCTCTTGCTAACTCTTGCCAGTTCTCTTGGTAACCCCTGTAGGGAGAAGACATGATAAATGACACTGCCCGTGTCTCCACATGGATCAGGCTGTTACACCCACTGTTTTGCCTGTACCTGCCAGCAAAACCCTTTACCGGAGGTATTTTGCTGTCTTTGGTGATGCCAGGAAAGAAGCTGGCCATAGGAGAGACTTTTGCAGAATTTCCTGTGCTTTCAGAAGACTCCCGCATCCTGCACGATCTTCTCCTTAGCAGAATGAATCAATTTCCATGTGCTCAGCATGTGCAGGCGGTTGCTTCCAAGAGACATCTGCTGCTTGGATTTGCAGCTCTGGCTGATAGAGCAGCGGGTGGCTGCGTCACTCGGCCccactcccctctccctgcaggcAGTGTTCCCGGTCCTGCCGTCCCTGCCTGAGGGATGGGAGCAACCAAACCCAGAAAACAGAGACAAGAGGAAGATCCAAGCGATCAGGGTCTTGCATCACATGAAAGCCAATTCATCATTCCTTGGGGACAGAGTAGGAAGGCAGATGCACAGAGCAAGCAGAACAGGGAGGAGGAATTTGCCGTGGTTTTGCGAGCCAGACAGATAAGAGCAGCTGTGCCAAGCTGCTCCTGTAACTCCTGCTCCTTTCCCGTGTAGGTGGCCGGCTTCTTCAAAGGCATGTCCTTCCCGCTGGCCAGCATTGCTGTCTACAGCTCGGTGGTGTTTGGCGTCTTCAGCAACACGCAGCGGCTCCTCAGCCAGCTCCGGCACGGAGACGCCTCCCATGCGCCGGTGCTGGCCGATGTGGCGCTGGCCAGCATGGTGGCGGGGTTCGTCTCCGTCGGGATCGGCACTCCTGTTGACCTGGTGAAGATAAGGCTGCAGATGCAAACACAGCCATATATCACAGGTAGGAAAGCAAAAGGTCCTTCTTGCTCGCTCTGCTGGTCCTGGCGTACAGAGCTACCTGGCACACGGCTGTGTGAGGATCACGATGGTGGGAACCAGTACCTGTTGCCAATTGCTGCTTCTCAGGgtgttttccatcttttcagACTGTTTTTTGCCTTTGCGGGCGATAAGTTTGCTGTTACAGTTTCTTGGCTTTGTGCTTATTGAGGGTATCTCAGGCTGTCTCTGGTTCTCTGGCACCCAGCTGCACTTCGAGGATTCCAGCTGCACTTTTCAAGGATGCTTCTTGTTCCCAGGCTGGGTTCCCAGGCTGGCAGACATCTCCTGTCAGTATTTCAACAGGCATTCTCTTCCATCTGCATTTCTCCCATTTTACCCATGCCACCTCTGTGACTGCTCCTAACGCTGGGCTTTTGCAAGGAACTGTAGCTAAATAGTTATCATAGCacttgtatcttttttttttttaattccttttttatttatttttttttatttttagccaaCAATAAACTAAAGCCCACAGTTCCTGGATTTCCCATGTACCGAGGCCCCATTCACTGCTTTAGGACAGTCCTACAGAAAGAAGGGATAGCAGGAATATACCGAGGTGTGGGAGCAATGCTTCTGAGGGATGTTCCTGGGTACTGCCTGTATTTCATCCCTTACACATTTGTCTGTGGATGGATTAACCCCGACGGATGCATTTCCCCGAATCCCTCTTCCGTGTGGCTTGCAGGGGGTATAGCAGGTAAGCACTTTTTCCCCACAAT
The genomic region above belongs to Anas platyrhynchos isolate ZD024472 breed Pekin duck chromosome 14, IASCAAS_PekinDuck_T2T, whole genome shotgun sequence and contains:
- the SLC25A48 gene encoding solute carrier family 25 member 48 isoform X2, translated to MGTGTGTGRGSIQLQDFAAGWVGGAASVVVGHPLDTIKTRLQAGQGYGNTLNCVLTVYRNESVAGFFKGMSFPLASIAVYSSVVFGVFSNTQRLLSQLRHGDASHAPVLADVALASMVAGFVSVGIGTPVDLVKIRLQMQTQPYITANNKLKPTVPGFPMYRGPIHCFRTVLQKEGIAGIYRGVGAMLLRDVPGYCLYFIPYTFVCGWINPDGCISPNPSSVWLAGGIAGVISWGTATPMDVVKSRLQADGVYLNKYKGILDCILQSYQNEGLKHCQEDLISLLLS
- the SLC25A48 gene encoding solute carrier family 25 member 48 isoform X1, producing MGTGTGTGRGSIQLQDFAAGWVGGAASVVVGHPLDTIKTRLQAGQGYGNTLNCVLTVYRNESVAGFFKGMSFPLASIAVYSSVVFGVFSNTQRLLSQLRHGDASHAPVLADVALASMVAGFVSVGIGTPVDLVKIRLQMQTQPYITANNKLKPTVPGFPMYRGPIHCFRTVLQKEGIAGIYRGVGAMLLRDVPGYCLYFIPYTFVCGWINPDGCISPNPSSVWLAGGIAGVISWGTATPMDVVKSRLQADGVYLNKYKGILDCILQSYQNEGLKVFFRGITVNAVRGFPMSSAMFLGYELSLKAMKRDQTETNP